One part of the Sarcophilus harrisii chromosome 5, mSarHar1.11, whole genome shotgun sequence genome encodes these proteins:
- the LOC100917008 gene encoding olfactory receptor 2A5-like, with protein sequence MKNNQTLITEFILLGFSIGPEMQLFLFIIFSLLYILTLLGNTVILGLICLDFRLHTPMYFFLSHLAIVDISYSSNNVPKMLANFLNKNKSISFGPCITQTFLYMAFAHTECLILVVMSYDRYVAICHPLRYTVIMSWRICTTLAVISWVFGSLLALVHVLLLLRLPFCGPQEVNHFFCELLSVLKLACADTRLNQFVIFTASVFILVGPLLLVLVSYMHILHAILRIQSGEGRKKAFSTCSSHLCVVGLFFGSAIVMYMTPNSTHPEEQQKILSLFYSLFNPTLNPLIYSLRNSEVKGALRRALGKDRSM encoded by the coding sequence ATGAAGAACAACCAAACACTGATCACAGAATTCATCCTGCTTGGTTTTTCTATTGGACCAGAGATGCAgctatttctttttatcattttctctctgCTTTATATTCTCACCCTTCTAGGAAACACAGTGATATTAGGCCTCATCTGTTTGGATTTCCGACTTCACACTCCCATGTACTTCTTCCTCTCACATTTGGCCATTGTTGACATCTCTTATTCTTCCAACAACGTCCCAAAGATGCTGGCaaattttcttaacaaaaataagaGCATCTCATTTGGTCCATGTATAACACAGACCTTTTTGTACATGGCTTTTGCCCACACAGAATGTCTTATCTTGGTGGTGATGTCCTATGATCGCTATGTGGCAATATGTCACCCTCTCAGATACACCGTCATCATGAGCTGGAGAATATGTACTACTTTGGCTGTTATTTCCTGGGTATTTGGCTCCTTGCTAGCCCTTGTCCATGTGCTTCTTCTCCTGAGGTTGCCCTTTTGTGGGCCTCAGGAAGTCAATCATTTCTTCTGTGAACTCCTATCTGTGCTCAAGCTTGCCTGTGCAGACACCAGGCTAAACCAGTTTGTGATCTTTACTGCTTCTGTATTTATTCTAGTGGGGCCCCTGCTCTTGGTCCTGGTCTCTTATATGCATATTCTCCACGCCATCTTAAGGATCCAgtctggggagggaagaaagaaagccTTCTCCACATGCTCTTCCCATCTTTGTGTAGTTGGGCTCTTCTTTGGCAGTGCCATTGTCATGTACATGACCCCTAACAGCACTCACCCTGAAGAACAGCAGAAAATCCTCTCTCTGTTTTATAGCCTGTTCAATCCTACACTAAATCCCCTCATCTACAGCCTGAGGAATTCAGAGGTGAAAGGTGCTCTGAGGAGAGCATTAGGGAAGGATAGATCAATGTGA